The genomic region tttttccctttatgaataaacctttagattttagattctaaaggattggcaacagcgtgatttgtgggtaagatctgatgtgtatattgacctgggtctggggcttggtcctttgggatcgagagaacctttttcttttattggggtgttggttttcataaccattcatccccaggacgagtgcactggtggtgatgctgggagactggagtgtctaaggaaattgcttgtgtgacttgtggttagccagtggggtgagaccaaagtcctttttgtctggctggtttggtgccttagaggtggaaaaacaccagcctagggctgtgactgccctgtttgagcaattggtcctgatttgacactctcagttgggtcccgccagaatcgctccgtcacacagccgcccaaggggagcagtggagacaAAACCCTGAACTGGCTTCCAGCCGGAGCGTGATCAGTTTATGGAGGGATGGTGTGCTGGGGCTGCCTACGATGGCATGGAGCTGATCTGCAACCGCTAGCAGCAAATCTCCCCAGCGGCCGGGGATGGgacactgcagagaattctttcccagctgctggctggtgggtctcacccacatgcccagggtctaactgatccccGGATTTATGGcagggaaggaatttcccccgggtcaggctggcagagaccctgggtgggggtttgcctccctctgcagcctggggcctgggtcactcgctggtttgaactagtgtgaatggtggagtctctgtcacGTGAAGCCTTGATTGAGGACAACAGAGGCTCGGGGCCTattgcgggggcaggggggggtctgggggctgCAGTGGGCAGGTCAGACGGGAGGATCaggatgggcccttctggccttgaagccCAGGAGTTTATGAATCTGAGCACAAAGTCCTTTGGCAAGTGGCCAGAacaccagctcctcccccgcccgccccagcacctccctgggCTGAGCCCGGGGCAGGGCATGTCCTacctgcagcatggggcccatCATGGAGGAGAGGTAGGCCATCCCCAGGCAGAGCAGCCCATAACtgagagctgggagggggggagaagggggttagaAGCTGCAGCATCACTCAATACAGCCACCTGCCCCTGGGCAGGGCACAGCCaggagcccagggcagcaggggctgcgggtcgggagtgaggggcaccggcagagctcagaggggggcagggccgggctagcaggggctgcgggtcgggagtgaggggcaccggcagagctcagAGGTGGGCAGGGCCGGACTAGCagagggctgcgggtcaggagtgaggggcaccggcagagctgggggggcagggccggactAGCAGGGGGTTGCGGGTCGGGACTaaagggcactggcagagctggggctggggcagcagatcCAGATGGGGACGAGCTCCCACAGACCTgcctgcccagggctggctcagggTCTTCCTTTGCATGGCCACTGGGACCAGGCAGCGGTCAGGGGCTGGGAGGACGCCCCGTCCCCCGGGAGTGTGGCTCGGACCCCCAGCAGGGAGCTGCGTGGCCTGCAGGAGCGCGACTCACCCAGCAGCTTGGAGAGCAGCGTGGCACGGGACTCCCGCAGGCCGGGGAAGTAGGGGTGGATCAGGTCCTCCATGGTCACCGTGGCCAGGGAGTTGAAGGCCGAGGAAATTGTGCTGCAAGGCAGAGAGAGGAGCTGGGGTCGGCTGGGAGAGCCCTGCTCCCGTCACACCCAACCCGGACACGGGACTCTCAGCACCCGGGCGCGGGGCACTCACCTCAGGGAGCCGCTGAAGAGGCAGGCGACGAAGAGGCCGGGCAGGCCGGGAAGGTCCTTCAGGACGTCCATGACGAAGTACAGAACCAGCtgcagaacataagaaaggccgtaccgggtcagaccaaaggtccatccagcccagtatctgtctaccggcagtggccaatgccaggtgccccagagggagtgaacctaacagacaatgatcaagtgatctctctcctgccatccatctccatcctctgacaaacagaggctagggacaccattcttacccatcctggctaatagccattgatggacttaacctccagcAAAGGCAGGAAGCTGGTCAGGGACCGGCTggccgggggaggagaggggagatcaGGGCACTGGTTCACCGAGGGGGGCGAGAGGCCGGGCACCCAGGGTAAGGGACAGCACGTGAAAACAAGCAGCAGCACCATCACTCAGAGCCGCCATCGTTGGGTTTCAGAGTCAACGCCCCGGGGCTGCGTGGTGCCGttcccctgcccagagccagcgTTGCAGGCTCTCTGCTGACTCAGGCAGGCACCAGGGAAGGTTCCCCTTCTAGCAGCGAGCCCATGGGGTCCTGATGGGAGCAAGGCCGAGGGGCCGTCTCCGAGCGAGGGAGAAAGCTGCCCAGAGCTCTCGCAGACGGGAATCCCCTGGCTTTAGGGTAAGGCGGTCGATCCCGGGCCCAGCCCGGCACTCACCTGGTCCGAGGAGGCCTGGCTCTGGGGTGCCGTGAGCGGATGCTCCTGGTAATAGGCAAACATGACAAGGCCCGTGAGGCAGCTGAGGCAGAGCACCACCTGCTGGCAGGGGAACACGGCGTAGCAGGAGCTGCGAGGGAGGAGGGGGTGTTACAGGGGCGCGTGCAGGCAGGAACCCCTGGGACCGGTTCTCCAGAGCCCTCGCCAGCAGGGAGCCGGGCCCAGCGCTCCCCGGGCACGGCCCAGACGGGCACGGCAGGTGTAGGGGCCGGAGGCAGCTCCGAAGGCCTTGGCTGTGGGGTCCCCGCCCCGCTGGAGCCGGGGAGCCCGTGCAGAGCACCTCCCAGCTGTCCCATTGCGACACAGCGGTGAGCTGCCCAGGGCCCCTGCCTGGCTGCGCCCcacggctccccccgccccgtacTCACAGCACGGCCTCCCGCTCGGTGCGGGAGCTCAGGTAGCGCTGCACCTGGGCCTGGTTCACGCCGTACAGCGACAGCATCATGAAGACGCCTCCGACGGCCAGGGTCCAGAAGGTGTGACGCTCAAAGGGGTCGGGGTTGAGGCTGCAGCAAGACACAGATGGCCAAGTGCTGGAACCTGAgcttgtggggctgggagggaggggtcccgcccccccagagcactcgGGGCTGGGTGCATGGTGCGACTGcccctgtggcagggcagggcagctctcTCCTGCGTCTGGCCGTGGCGTGTCTAGCGCCCCCCGGGCCTTCCCTGACCCGCAGCGCAGGCAGGTCCCACGGGAGTGGGCTGGgttctccccaccacccccttAACCAGGGCTGAGCGGCCACGGGCTGGGGCACCAGGCAGACGTTACCGGGTGAGAGCGCCGGGGGCCCGCGGGGTCTCCACGGTTCCACTTACTCAATTCCAGAGATCTTCCCCTGATCGGCCGCCAGCTGCCAGACCCGCCCCATGCCGCCCACCTTGACGGTGCCCACCACGATGACGGCCAGCTGCCCTGCGAACATCACCAGCGTCTGGAAGACGTCGGTCCATATGACGGCCTTCAGCCCGCCCTGCGGAAGCAACGGGCCCAGAGCAGAGCCCTGAGCACAGGGCAGGAGCGCAGGGGCCACCCTGCAtcagcccctcccagcagagGCCAGTCCCAAAGCTCGGAGCCCCCAGCACACCTGCCCGGCGGAGAACCCTCGGCAcaggggggcagggaccagcACCAGGTTAGGGGCAGACACGGGGCGTCACCAGAGGGCAGGGAGGAAAGTGAGAAGGAGGGGTCAGGGTGACTCTCCGGAGACACTCCAAAGCAGGGAGACgggtctggctgggggcagggctgagggctgctccccggcagggagaggggggcagggcagggggacgggggcagggctgggggctgctccccggcagggagaggggggcagggcagggggacggggcagggctgagggctgctccccggcagggagaggggggcagggcagtgggacGGTGTCAGGGCTGAGGGCTGCTCcccggcagggagaggggggcagggtggggggctgctccccggcagggagatggggggcagggcggggagaggggggcagggcggggggctgctccccggcagggagaggggggcagggcggggagacgggggcagggcagggggctgctccccggcagggagacggggggcagggcggggagaggggggcagggcggggggctgctccccggcagggagggggggcagggcggagagacgggggcagggctgggggctgctccccggcagggagaggggggcagggcggggggctgctcccccgcagggagaggggggcagggctgaacGCCCCATCACTGGGGTGTTCGGAAGCAGCCCTGCCCCGGCCACACCGCGAGCTGCCTAGCTGGGGCGCcagggggtctctcccctgcctgctggtgCCTTCTGGCCCGGGCCAGGCTGGGCACCGACAGACCCTGGGCCATGGGGAACGCGTGTCTGCTCCGGTCtcgctccccgcccccgccctgcaTCTCAGACGGTTCccagagcagcccccggcccctcaccccgcATGGGCTGGCGCTTACCAGGGTGGTGTACAGGGTGCAGACCAGCCCCATGGTCAGCaccgccccccagaggtcaaacTGAGTCACTGCAAGGAAAACACCAGCCATCAGGAAAGGGTGGGGGCCAGGCAGCCAGCGCCCCAGAGACCCCAGTCCGCTCACACCAGGCACGCTGGGGAGGGAacagcccccccagcctgggaacGGGCCTCTCCTCACAGCGAGAGGAGCGTGAGCCGCGTGGCCCGGCCGCACCTcgcccctgctgggggtggggaggtgttgtgcccccagagctcccggcCAGGCCCCTGAGCAGCGGTAACGCCAGCGCAGGAGGTGTCATCTCCCAGCCAGACGGCGTCAGACTCACCAGCCTAGCGCTGGATATTCCGTGAGCCAGAGAAACGGCTGATCCCGCTGTGAATCTGGCTAAAATCTTGAgctcagtgacacccagtggcagtgagttccacaggctatgGGCACCTTGGGTGAAAACCTCCCAATATCCCTCAGCCACTGCCTTTGGTACGTCTATCCTGCGCCCCTCTCTGTTTATCCCTCCCGCCCCGGGCTCAGGACCCCGCCCTCCCTGCATTACCTGCATTGAGAGCCAGCGCGGGTGCGTAGAGAACGACCCCCATGTAAATCACctgcaggggagagaagcagcagcagttacGGTGCCCAGGTGGCCTGAGCCAGCCAGAGAGACACGGAACAGAGGCAGCCAGTCCCCACAGGCCAGCGCAGGGCCCAGCGGGACCAGGCTGATGGAGGGTGGGAGGAATTCAACACCCAGGAAGCGGGAGGATTAGCAGCACTCCTCAGCGCCAGGCGTGGGGCAGGGTGATGTGTGCCagggcccctcctgccccaccttcAGAGAGGCCCCTCATGCCCCatgtgcagccccctgccagcccagccctggccaaCAGAGGCTCCCTGTGCTGAGGGTTTCTCCTGGAGGGCCCAGGAGGGACCACAGCCCAGGGCGAGTTCTCTGAGGGTGAAACGCTTGCACCCGTGCTGCCTGCACCCAGGGACCCCGAGGGGCCGcagtccctcccaccccaacgGGAACCGACCCGAGCCCACGGCCGCTGGGGCCCTGGCCGAGAcactgagccccagccccagtgcctgCCTGTCCCGTCCCGGGGGCTCCCCGCGTGCGCACTCAGCCCCGGCAGGCCCCGCGGTGCGGAGCAGGGAGGCGGGCGTCTGGAAGAGCCGGAGTGaccggctgcagctcccagcatgccgTGCGCCTGGGATGGGAGATGTCTGACCCCGCTGCGCGCTGGGGGCTGCAGTGCAGCCTGCCCCGTACCGGCCCCCTCAactcccagcagagcccagccaccCACCCATACCGGGGGCCCgggcggagccggagccgggggccAGACAGACGCGCTCACCATCTGGAAGATGAAGGTGACGGTgccacacacacgcacagccTTGTTAAAGCGCAGCTCCAGGTACTGccgggggagaagggagaggcaGGCGGGTGAGCGGGGGGGCAGACAGGCCcgtcaccctgccccccaccggcCCAtcaccccgcccagcccccccctccaccaccgtcctgcccctcccagcgcatggccctgcccccccaccggCCCAtcacctgcccagccccccagctcccccaccgccctgccccccaccagcccatcaccccgcccagcccccccgctccgccACCGTCCTGCCCCTCCCggctcccctgctcccccaccgtCCTGCCCCTCCcggcccatggccctgcccccccaccagcccatcaccccgcccagcccccccactcccccaccgccctgcccccctggCCCGTGGCCCTGCCCGCCCGTGGCTCCGTCCTGCCCGCCGGGCGGTCACCTCGTAGGTGCTGGTGAGGTGGAGGCGGTAGAAGACAGGAATGAAGACGTGGGCGGGGATGAGGAGGCCCAGGAGGTAGCAGCAGCCCAGGAGCCAGTACTCGGTGCCGAAGCGGTAGATCTCGGCCGGCACGCCCAGGATGGCCACGGCCGACTGGAAGGTGGCCAGCAAGGAGAGCGCCACGGGCAGGAAGCTCATGCTGCGGTTGGCCAGCAGGAACTCCTGCACCGTGCGCTGCCGGCCGCCGCTCAGCGCGTAGAACAGCCCGATGGCGGAGgagagcaccagcagcagcacgaAGACGGTGTAATCCGCCACCGTGAACGCCATGGCAACGCTGCCGGCCGGCCGGCCGCACTACAGCCTCCTGCGCCCGCCGGCTCTGCCCAGGCCGGCCATGCCAGTCGCGCCGGCCTCGCGCTCGGCTCTACCCGCCCCGGGCCATGCAGGGGCTGCGCCGGCACCGCTCACCGGCCCCCCGCGCCTCCGGCACGCGCCTCGGGCCCCGCCACCATCCCGCACAGCCGCCGAGCTGGAAGAGAAGAGAGGGGTCGGTGAGCAGctcttcccctgccccagtgccaggCGCTGGCACGGCACACGGGGAGGGCTCACATGCCGCAGCCCAGCCAGCTGCAGCCAGGTGCCCtcggcccagggctgccccttcACCCACTTCCCACGGGCAAGCAGCCAGCGAGGAGATAGCGCAGCAGGGACCTTCGCTCGGCTCCGACTAGCTCAGCCCGTCTCAAGGACCCGACTgctccgggctgggctgggctgggctgggctgggcacccTGCAGggatcgggggggcggggggcagaggaaTGGCAGATTAACCATTTCACGGCTGCTGAGCCGGgccgctccctcccagcccctcagcacACGGCGGGGAGCTGACACCCGCCCAGATTTCACCTCTGTGGCCCCGCCGAGACGGCAGCTCCTTGGGGCATTTCCAGGCACTGGGCCTGTGCCTAACCTGCCCCTCCTCAAGGGCGGCGCTGCGGGGCCAGATCTCACCACGACTCATCGGgccgcagcagccccagccctgcgacGCCGTCCTGAACCTCGCCGGCTCCACCGGCAACAGGGAAACGCTGCCAAAAAACGCAGGCAGCGCGGCTGCAATAacagccccgccccgcagctACAGCACTTGGCAAACCTGCTAATCCCAGAGCCccacccgctcccctcccagagccggggagagaacccaggagtcctggctcccggccaccCCTCATCTAAcccaccagcctcccctcccctcccagagccagggatggaacccaggagtcctggcccccagcccccctgctctaaccaccagcccccactcccctcccagagccgggacgagaacccaggagtcctggctcccagccccccctgctccaaccaccagccccactcccctccccgagccggggagagaacccaggagtcctggctcccagccacccctcatctaacccaccagcctccactcccctcccagagccagggatggaacccaggagtcctggcccccagcccctctgctctaacccaccagcccccactcccctcccagagccagggagagaacccaggagtcctggcccccagcccccctgctctaaccaccagcccccactcccctccccgagccagggatggaacccaggagtcctggcccccagcccctctgctctaaccaccagcccccactcccctcccagagccagggagagaacccaggagtcctggcccccagcccctctgctctaacccaccagcccccactcccctcccagagccagggagagaacccaggagtcctggcccccagcccccctgctccaaccaccagcccccactcccctcccagagccagggagagaacccaggagtcctggcccccagcccctctgctctaaccaccagcccccactcccctcccagagccggggagagaacccaggagtcctggctcccagcccccccccagctctcaccaccagcccccgctcccctcccagagccagggagagaacccaggagtctgggcccagccccccctgctctaaccaccagcccccactcccctcccagagccagggagagaacccaggagtcctggcccccagcccccctgctctaaccaccagcccccactcccctcccagagccagggagagaacccaggagtcctggcccccagcccccctgctctaaccaccagcccccactcccctcccagagccagggagagaacccaggagtcctggcccccagcccctctgctctaacccaccagccccccgtcccctcccagagccagggatggaacccaggagcactggcccccagcccccctgctctaaccaccagcccccactcccctcccagagccagggatggaacccaggagtcctggcccccagcccccctgctctaaccaccagcccccactcccctcccagagccagggagagaacccctgagtcctggcccccagcccccctgctctaacccaccagcccccactcccctcccagagccggggagagaacccaggagtcctggcccccagcccccctgctctaaccaccagcccccactcccctcccagagccggggagagaacccaggagtcctggctcccagccccccccccagctctaaccaccagcccccgctcccctcccagagccagggagagaacccaggagtctgggcccagccccccctgctctaaccaccagcccccactcccctcccagagccagggagagaacccaggagtcctggcccccagcccccctgctctaaccaccagcccccactcccctcccagagccgggacgagaacccaggagtcctggctcccagccccccctgctccaaccaccagccccactcccctccccgagccggggagagaacccaggagtcctggctcccagccacccctcatctaacccaccagcctccactcccctcccagagccagggatggaacccaggagtcctggcccccagcccctctgctctaacccaccagcccccactcccctcccagagccagggagagaacccaggagtcctggcccccagcccccctgctctaaccaccagcccccactcccctccccgagccagggatggaacccaggagtcctggcccccagcccctctgctctaaccaccagcccccactcccctcccagagccagggagagaacccaggagtcctggcccccagcccctctgctctaacccaccagcccccactcccctcccagagccagggagagaacccaggagtcctggccccccccccccctgctctaaccaccagcccccactcccctcccagagccagggagagaacccaggagtcctggcccccagccccactgctctaaccaccagcccccactcccctcccagagccggggagagaacccaggagtcctggctcccagccccccccccagctctaaccaccagcccccgctcccctcccagagccagggagagaacccaggagtctgggcccagcccccctgctctaaccaccagcccccactcccctcccagagccagggagagaacccaggagtcctggcccccagcccccctgctctaaccaccagcccccactcccctcccagagccagggagagaacccaggagtcctggcccccagcccccctgctctaaccaccagcccccactcccctcccagagccagggagagaacccaggagtcctggcccccagcccctctgctctaacccaccagccccccgtcccctcccagagccagggatggaacccaggagcactggcccccagcccccctgctctaaccaccagcccccccgcccctccccgagccagggatggaacccaggagtcctggcccccagcccccctgctctaaccaccagcccccactcccctcccagaagccaggagtcctggcttccagctcccctgctctgtgAACTCTCTGCCACCGTGTGAAGCATGCCCCAGCGCAGGGATGGCATGGCACGGGCCTCGCCCCCAGGTCCTGCTCTGGGCCCTTGGCTggtccctctgctgccccccaagAGCTGCTGCCTGGCCCCTCACGGCAGAGCCCCCAAAGCCGTCACCGCAGCCAGGCTCCAGGGGTGTCAGAGCCtctgctccctgggctcctgTGTGGAGTCACTGGCTGCCCTAGAACTGCTGGGCTCTGGTTTCCTTGCCAGTCCCTCCTCGGCAGGCGCCACTCAGCGAGCTCCCTGCcgagaggctgggctgggctctggacACCCGAGAGCCCAGGGGCGAGCATTTCCCCGGGTCACGGAAAGACTCCAAGCAGCGGCTGCTGGGAGGGCGGCGCCTGGCCCTACCCTGGGAAAAATTTCCTGCTGGATCCAGCCCTTCCTAACAGTACGCCAGGTCCTCACAGCTCtgtcgtctctctctctctctctcacacacacactcacactgtcacacacacacacacacacacacaccagcttctACATGCTCCGGCACTGTGACCAAGGGGAAatgttctgtaatatttttatgacccctatgtgtgcctcagtttccctatatttTGCATGTTTACCCAGAGGGGTAAAAGGAGTGTTTGCTCTCAGGACAGGCTGGGAGACTGTCTGAGCTTTAGACAAGTTaggtgtcttcaagtcaccagggcctgatgaaatgcctcctagaatactcaagtCGCTGACTGAGGAAatgtctgagccattagtgattatctctgagaagtcctggaagacgggagagattccataagactggaaaagggcaaatctagtgcccatctatgaaaagggaaatagggacaacccagggaattacagcccagtcagcttaacttctgtacccggaaagataacggagcaaataatgaagcaatcagtttgcaaacatctagaagataatgaggtgataagtgacagtctgcatggatttgtcaaaccaacctgagagctttctttgacagggtaacaagccttgtggatggggggaagcagatgtggaatatcttgacttcagtaaggcttttgatactgtctcacatgacctgcTCATAAACAAAtgagggaaatacaacctagatggagctactataaggtgggtgcaaaactgtttggaaaatcgttcccagagagtagttatcagtgggtcacagtcaggctggaaggacataacgagtggggtcccgcagggtccggttctgggtccggttctgttcaatgtcttcatcagtgatttagataatggcacagagagcacacttatgaagtttgcagacgataccaagctgggaggggtcgcgagtgctttggaggacaggattaaaattcaaaatgatctggacaaactggagaaatggtctgaagtaaacaggatgaacttcaataaggacaaatgcaaagtgctccacttaggcaggaacagtcagctgcacacatacagaatgggcaatggctgcctaggaaggatactgcggaaagggatctgggggtcatagtggatcacaagctaaatatgagtcaagagtgtaaTGCATAAAAAGCGAACATcactctgggctgtattagcaggagtgttgtaagggcaagacacaagcagtaattcttccgctctgctccgCGCTGAtacggcctcagctggagtcttgtgtccagtgctgggcgccacatttcaggaaagatgtggacaaattggagagagtccagagaagagcagcaacaaaggattaaaggtctagagaacatgatcTGTGAGGGaagtttgaaaaaattgggtttgtttagtctggaaaagagaagcctgagaggggacgTGATCACAGCTTTCAAGGAtgtgaaaggttgttacaaggaggaggaagaaaaattgttctttttaacctctgaggacaggacaagaagcaatgggcttaaattgcagcaagggaggtttaggttggacgttaggaaaaaacttcctagctgtcagggtggttaagccctggaataaattgccgagggaggttgtggactctccatccttggggatttttcagagcaggttggacaaacccctctcagggatggtccagataatccttagtcctgtcctgagtgcaggggacgggactaggtgacctctcgaggtccctgccaggtctatgattctatgatcctgtgTCTGTGCCAAGCCCCATTCCCCaaagccaggccctgcacccggCCAATCCCTGCCCACCAATACAGATCAGCCAGCCAGGCAAGAGGCAGGAGACTGGCTCGGAACCTGCCACAGCTCGGGCCCGGCGTCCCGGAGCAGGGGAAGTGACTGGGACGGAGAGGGCCGTGGGGGGTCactgcaggagctggggcagcagaggagtGAAAGGTGTCCAGGGTGGGTTCCCCACCCTgcctggggctcaggagacccCAGGGTGTCGTTCCTGTGGCCAGCACCACACTGGCCCCAGGCTGGCCAGAGCCCCACTTTCTCCACCGTGCTCGGCGCAGGAACCGGGCAGCGcccaggctggagcaggtggTGGCTCAGCCAGACGCTGCCATCACAGGACTCACAGGGCAGCCGCTGGCCCGGCCTGCAGGGCACAGCAATGGGTCACGGCTGCAAACGCCCAGTCCTGACACCACCCGGAGGGTAGCCCCAGCACTGCCACGTCGGGTCGGGGGCagcatggccccagccctgcaggggacACCTCCCAGGAGGCTGCTAAGGGGGCGACCTGCTGGCTAAGACGCAGGGAGGAGGGGTGAAGGGCCAATCCCCAGGTCTGACCCTGCCGTCGCCGGGGGGTGCAGATGGCTAGAGGGGAGCACAGATGGGGCTCCCGGCCCCTGCACAGGGCGAACCCCACATCACCATCCCCACACCACGGCGGGGAGGCAGCTTCCTCTCTGGAGGGGGAGCCCGGGCGGAGCAGGGCCGgagccaggggggaggggctggccggattcggggctggccaggggctgcaTTGCTCAGAAGCTTTGTGGCAGGAGGAATTTTGTGGGGCATATTTTCTGGGATTACGGCTCAGCCCGTGATCGCCTGG from Mauremys mutica isolate MM-2020 ecotype Southern chromosome 3, ASM2049712v1, whole genome shotgun sequence harbors:
- the LOC123366778 gene encoding sodium-dependent multivitamin transporter-like isoform X2 is translated as MAFTVADYTVFVLLLVLSSAIGLFYALSGGRQRTVQEFLLANRSMSFLPVALSLLATFQSAVAILGVPAEIYRFGTEYWLLGCCYLLGLLIPAHVFIPVFYRLHLTSTYEYLELRFNKAVRVCGTVTFIFQMVIYMGVVLYAPALALNAVTQFDLWGAVLTMGLVCTLYTTLGGLKAVIWTDVFQTLVMFAGQLAVIVVGTVKVGGMGRVWQLAADQGKISGIDLNPDPFERHTFWTLAVGGVFMMLSLYGVNQAQVQRYLSSRTEREAVLSCYAVFPCQQVVLCLSCLTGLVMFAYYQEHPLTAPQSQASSDQLVLYFVMDVLKDLPGLPGLFVACLFSGSLSTISSAFNSLATVTMEDLIHPYFPGLRESRATLLSKLLALSYGLLCLGMAYLSSMMGPMLQAAISIFGMVGGPLLGLFCLGMFFPCANPTGAIAGLAAGLAMAFWIGIGSLVSNLRAAPSAPPLSNITDFPQTSSLSTAIATTLLTSTPAPKRPHQGSDRQPSHHLPRAAPAALLPAPEVPGTAELWGGLLRRGRGLRGAGAPCPGEDQQWDAEWPPRGPGPCGGGRGGGGRGLCQDGGHSHLHPAGDVALSGPRRQSGWKAKAPLGALASPQERFC
- the LOC123366778 gene encoding sodium-dependent multivitamin transporter-like isoform X1, which produces MAFTVADYTVFVLLLVLSSAIGLFYALSGGRQRTVQEFLLANRSMSFLPVALSLLATFQSAVAILGVPAEIYRFGTEYWLLGCCYLLGLLIPAHVFIPVFYRLHLTSTYEYLELRFNKAVRVCGTVTFIFQMVIYMGVVLYAPALALNAVTQFDLWGAVLTMGLVCTLYTTLGGLKAVIWTDVFQTLVMFAGQLAVIVVGTVKVGGMGRVWQLAADQGKISGIDLNPDPFERHTFWTLAVGGVFMMLSLYGVNQAQVQRYLSSRTEREAVLSCYAVFPCQQVVLCLSCLTGLVMFAYYQEHPLTAPQSQASSDQLVLYFVMDVLKDLPGLPGLFVACLFSGSLSTISSAFNSLATVTMEDLIHPYFPGLRESRATLLSKLLALSYGLLCLGMAYLSSMMGPMLQAAISIFGMVGGPLLGLFCLGMFFPCANPTGAIAGLAAGLAMAFWIGIGSLVSNLRAAPSAPPLSNITDFPQTSSLSTAIATTLLTSTPAPKRLSGLQKFYSLSYMWYSAHNSTTVILVGLLVSLLTGPTKGATVNPRTIYPVLPRLLCCLPQRYRERLSCGVGCSAEDGGCVEPAPHAPEKTSNGMPNGPLGGLARAEEAEEVEGEGFARTEGTHTYILQETSL